One genomic region from Pseudoduganella dura encodes:
- a CDS encoding ATP-binding protein, with the protein MSRGVARFVPRSLFARVTFILCIGLAAAQGLSFWLTMMERDRATIDIMTGYVEREVVTSVALLDHLPADHRERWLPQLARRSYRFILGPGVAGVAPDAELSRRFSAAIAGGIGKRYRLTVNAVPGDAERFQVHLSLSDGMPLTIDMRPMAGAPLAGWLPAVLAVQLLVLGLCCWIAVRLATRPLHQLAQAADGLGPDMKTARLAEEGPSEVARAARAFNAMQDRIALYVAERIRILAAISHDLQTPITRMRMRVDMMDDSADQSRLRQDLRELETLVKEGVAYAKTLHGTQEEARRIDPDALVDSIVCDYLDAGQAVSLRGTIGTPLFTKPQALKRIVGNLVDNALKFAGAAEIEVGTAPGGGVAIAVLDRGPGIAEDALQTVFEPFVRLETSRNRDTGGTGLGLSIVRQLAGTLGADIALRNREGGGLEATVLLPR; encoded by the coding sequence GTGAGCCGCGGCGTTGCCCGCTTCGTTCCGCGCAGCCTGTTCGCGCGCGTGACGTTCATCCTGTGCATCGGCCTGGCGGCGGCGCAGGGCCTGTCGTTCTGGCTGACGATGATGGAGCGCGACCGCGCCACCATCGACATCATGACCGGCTACGTGGAACGCGAAGTGGTCACGTCGGTGGCGCTGCTCGACCACCTGCCGGCCGACCACAGGGAGCGCTGGCTGCCGCAACTGGCGCGGCGCAGCTACCGGTTCATCCTCGGGCCGGGCGTGGCTGGCGTGGCGCCCGATGCGGAACTGTCGCGGCGGTTCTCGGCCGCGATCGCGGGCGGCATCGGCAAGCGCTACCGGCTGACGGTCAACGCGGTACCGGGCGACGCCGAGCGCTTCCAGGTGCACCTGTCGCTGTCCGACGGCATGCCGCTGACGATCGACATGCGCCCCATGGCCGGCGCGCCGCTGGCGGGCTGGCTGCCGGCTGTGCTGGCGGTGCAGCTGCTCGTGCTGGGCCTGTGCTGCTGGATCGCGGTGCGCCTTGCCACCCGCCCGCTGCACCAGCTGGCGCAGGCCGCCGACGGCCTGGGGCCGGACATGAAAACGGCCCGGCTGGCCGAGGAGGGTCCGTCCGAGGTGGCGCGGGCGGCGCGGGCATTCAATGCGATGCAGGACCGCATCGCGCTGTACGTGGCCGAACGGATCCGCATCCTGGCGGCAATCTCGCACGACCTGCAGACCCCGATCACGCGGATGCGCATGCGCGTGGACATGATGGACGACAGCGCCGACCAGAGCCGGCTGCGGCAGGACCTGCGCGAGCTGGAAACGCTGGTGAAGGAAGGCGTGGCCTATGCGAAGACGCTGCACGGCACGCAGGAAGAGGCACGCCGGATCGATCCCGACGCGCTGGTCGACAGCATCGTGTGCGACTACCTCGATGCCGGCCAGGCGGTGAGCCTGCGCGGCACGATCGGCACGCCGCTGTTCACGAAACCGCAGGCATTGAAACGCATCGTGGGCAACCTGGTGGACAACGCGCTGAAATTCGCTGGCGCGGCGGAGATCGAAGTGGGCACCGCTCCCGGCGGCGGGGTGGCGATCGCGGTGCTGGACCGCGGGCCGGGCATTGCAGAAGATGCATTGCAGACCGTGTTCGAGCCGTTCGTGCGGCTGGAAACGTCGCGCAACCGGGATACCGGCGGCACGGGACTGGGGTTGTCGATCGTGCGGCAACTGGCGGGCACGCTGGGGGCCGACATCGCGCTGCGCAACCGCGAGGGCGGCGGGCTGGAGGCAACGGTGCTGTTGCCTCGCTGA
- the zapE gene encoding cell division protein ZapE, which produces MNVLEFYQHALEQRNFKPDEAQRRAVERLQKCYDEWVDYKAQRSNSFKRLINRPDVPRGVYMWGGVGRGKSFLMDSFYSVVPVVRKTRLHFHEFMRAVHLQLDELMGIADPLDEVAKRIAKKYRLICFDEFHVSDVADAMILYNLMKALYDNGVSFIMTSNYEPSTLYPDGLHRDRILPTIALLKDRMDVMNVDAGVDYRGRALEQVEAYYTPLNAATDHELRQAFTKLADTREQDPHVTVEGRELRALRRAGTVIWFDFQTLCGGPRSQNDYLEIASRFHTVILSGVPMMSAGQSSEARRFTWLIDVFYDQGVKLVMSAEVEPEELYTSGMLANEFHRTVSRIVEMQSREYMEKAQRGGAAALT; this is translated from the coding sequence ATGAACGTCCTCGAGTTTTACCAGCATGCGCTGGAACAGCGCAACTTCAAGCCCGATGAAGCCCAGCGCCGCGCCGTGGAGCGGCTGCAGAAATGCTACGACGAGTGGGTGGACTACAAGGCCCAGCGCTCGAACAGCTTCAAGCGGCTGATCAACCGTCCCGACGTGCCGCGCGGCGTGTACATGTGGGGCGGGGTAGGCCGCGGTAAATCGTTCCTGATGGATTCGTTCTATTCGGTGGTGCCGGTGGTGCGCAAGACGCGCCTGCACTTCCATGAATTCATGCGCGCCGTGCACCTGCAGCTCGACGAGCTGATGGGCATTGCCGACCCGCTCGACGAAGTGGCAAAACGCATCGCAAAGAAATACCGGCTGATCTGCTTCGACGAATTCCACGTTTCCGACGTGGCCGATGCGATGATCCTGTACAACCTGATGAAGGCGCTGTACGACAACGGCGTGTCGTTCATCATGACCTCGAACTACGAGCCTTCCACGCTGTATCCGGACGGGCTGCACCGCGACCGCATCCTGCCCACCATCGCGCTCCTGAAGGACAGGATGGACGTGATGAACGTGGATGCCGGCGTCGACTATCGCGGCCGCGCGCTGGAGCAGGTCGAAGCTTATTACACGCCGCTGAACGCGGCCACCGACCACGAGCTGCGCCAGGCGTTCACGAAGCTGGCCGATACGCGGGAACAAGATCCGCACGTGACGGTGGAAGGCCGCGAACTGCGCGCGCTGCGCCGCGCCGGCACCGTGATCTGGTTCGATTTCCAGACGCTGTGCGGCGGCCCCCGCTCGCAGAACGACTACCTGGAAATAGCCAGCCGTTTCCATACCGTGATATTGTCCGGTGTGCCGATGATGTCGGCCGGCCAGTCGTCCGAGGCGCGCCGTTTCACGTGGCTGATCGACGTGTTCTACGACCAGGGCGTGAAGCTGGTCATGTCCGCGGAAGTGGAGCCCGAAGAGCTGTACACGTCGGGCATGCTGGCCAACGAATTCCACCGCACCGTGTCGCGCATCGTCGAGATGCAGTCGCGCGAGTACATGGAAAAGGCGCAGCGCGGCGGGGCCGCGGCACTGACTTGA
- a CDS encoding KGGVGR-motif variant AAA ATPase translates to MEPYELSLPPLDEPGEVVTFHSYKGGAGRTMALANLAVMLARRNNATVPTLMIDWDMESPGLHHYFRAIGDGPGVLELFEACRDQLLRRSRRAGARDDAALAQAVLDAVGWEQYVSRADHGRPLYLMRAGRQDASYPERLARLDWEALFDACPALFRVFAENVARRFRHVLVDSRAGRGGTAGICTTLLPTKLVLVFAPNRQNLEGIEALIGRATTWRRSHEDEQRQMLIYPLPSRIEMDDSARRALWRRGDPERGIPGYQPLFERALAEAYGLSRISLESYFDEVQLQQARGLMCGEPLPVFGDEEDDRFSVTRTFQAFLGWFLGGYRPWQSRDEIPLLNAVAQGRAAMERGGGRGVSLPLARDLARLGELYRREGRPDQAAGCLEESVSLQVLILGEDHADTLDSKAALADLLFEQEKYQEAHFLQVAVLAVRERLFGAGAPITLEAASALAATLAQLNQIPEALALQDAVIEAHVRQLGNEHLATVESLAVRADILCHGEQLDGAVDLLEQVLALRTRLLGGEHADTVRTRKVLAQARTRLKQPEPPAARDVHGRGHRGVGAEQPRAGYPVVRGRRGSPDELAVDELSGPSLGMR, encoded by the coding sequence ATGGAACCGTACGAACTGTCTCTCCCGCCCCTGGATGAACCCGGTGAAGTCGTCACCTTCCATTCCTACAAAGGGGGGGCGGGGCGCACGATGGCGCTGGCCAACCTGGCCGTCATGCTGGCACGCCGCAACAACGCGACCGTGCCCACGCTGATGATCGACTGGGACATGGAGTCGCCGGGCCTGCACCATTATTTCAGGGCGATCGGGGACGGGCCGGGGGTGCTGGAACTGTTCGAGGCATGCCGCGACCAGCTGCTGCGCCGCTCGCGGCGGGCCGGCGCACGCGACGATGCAGCCCTGGCCCAGGCCGTACTGGACGCGGTGGGGTGGGAGCAATATGTCAGCCGGGCCGACCACGGCCGCCCGCTGTACCTGATGCGGGCCGGCAGGCAGGATGCCAGCTACCCGGAGCGGCTCGCGCGGCTGGACTGGGAAGCGCTGTTCGATGCCTGCCCGGCCCTGTTCCGCGTGTTCGCGGAAAACGTGGCGCGCCGCTTCCGGCACGTGCTCGTCGACTCGCGCGCGGGGCGCGGCGGCACCGCTGGCATCTGCACCACGCTGCTGCCCACGAAGCTGGTGCTGGTATTCGCGCCGAACCGCCAGAACCTGGAAGGTATCGAGGCGCTGATCGGCCGCGCCACGACCTGGCGCCGCAGCCATGAGGACGAGCAGCGCCAGATGCTGATCTACCCGCTGCCGTCGCGCATCGAAATGGACGATTCGGCGCGCCGCGCGCTGTGGCGACGCGGCGACCCCGAGCGCGGCATTCCCGGTTACCAGCCGCTGTTCGAACGGGCACTGGCCGAGGCCTACGGGCTCTCGCGCATTTCACTGGAAAGCTATTTCGACGAGGTGCAGCTGCAGCAGGCGCGTGGCCTGATGTGCGGCGAACCGCTGCCCGTCTTCGGCGACGAGGAGGATGACCGCTTTTCCGTTACGCGCACGTTCCAGGCATTCCTCGGCTGGTTCCTCGGCGGCTACCGGCCGTGGCAATCGCGCGATGAAATTCCGCTGCTGAACGCCGTGGCGCAGGGCAGGGCGGCGATGGAACGCGGCGGCGGGCGCGGCGTATCATTGCCGCTGGCGCGCGACCTGGCCCGGCTGGGCGAGCTGTACCGTCGCGAAGGCCGTCCCGACCAGGCCGCAGGTTGCCTGGAAGAAAGCGTGTCGCTGCAGGTGCTGATCCTGGGCGAGGATCACGCCGATACGCTGGACAGCAAGGCCGCGCTGGCGGACCTGCTGTTCGAGCAGGAAAAATACCAGGAAGCGCACTTCCTGCAGGTCGCCGTGCTCGCCGTGCGCGAGCGCCTGTTCGGCGCCGGCGCGCCGATCACGCTGGAAGCGGCGTCCGCACTGGCGGCAACGCTGGCGCAGCTGAACCAGATACCCGAGGCGCTGGCGTTGCAGGATGCCGTCATCGAAGCGCACGTGCGCCAGCTGGGCAACGAACACCTGGCCACCGTGGAAAGCCTGGCGGTACGGGCGGACATCCTGTGCCACGGCGAGCAGCTCGACGGCGCGGTGGACCTGCTCGAACAGGTGCTGGCGCTGCGCACCCGGCTCCTGGGAGGGGAACATGCCGACACGGTACGCACGCGCAAGGTGCTGGCCCAGGCGCGCACCCGGCTGAAACAGCCGGAACCGCCGGCCGCGCGCGATGTGCACGGGCGCGGTCACCGCGGCGTGGGCGCCGAGCAGCCGCGGGCCGGCTACCCCGTTGTCCGCGGGCGCCGGGGCAGTCCGGACGAGCTGGCGGTGGACGAGCTGTCGGGGCCAAGCCTGGGCATGCGTTGA
- a CDS encoding PP2C family protein-serine/threonine phosphatase: protein MSAYKLEAGTAQHVGSRPAQNDRAALFTAARAPGYVLAVVGDGGPANAIGAEQLLHTSKQLLDEYRAGDAPSADRIGQLLRAIAQETHDMLLMNPLPAGSEAQSTMALLVLTPARQAIWATVGDTRLYRFASGAPAGRTDDAGYIDHLVRVDGLPPDTARRHRASRLLNNVLGNRAKTPFVSLGMHEDLRAGDGFLLCTDGVWQYFADNELAAAVSRRTPRAAAELLIDKARERAHGKGDNCTMAILRLVAPAA, encoded by the coding sequence ATGAGCGCATACAAACTCGAAGCCGGCACCGCCCAGCATGTCGGCAGCCGCCCTGCCCAGAACGACCGCGCGGCGCTGTTTACGGCAGCCAGGGCGCCCGGCTACGTGCTGGCCGTGGTGGGCGACGGCGGCCCGGCCAATGCGATCGGCGCCGAACAGCTGCTGCACACTAGTAAACAACTGCTCGACGAATACCGGGCGGGCGACGCCCCCAGCGCCGACCGGATCGGCCAGCTGCTGCGGGCGATCGCCCAGGAAACGCACGACATGCTGCTGATGAATCCCCTGCCCGCCGGCAGCGAAGCGCAATCGACGATGGCGCTGCTGGTGCTGACGCCGGCCCGCCAGGCCATCTGGGCCACCGTGGGCGACACCCGGCTGTATCGTTTCGCCAGCGGCGCCCCCGCCGGCCGGACCGACGATGCCGGCTACATCGACCACCTGGTGCGTGTCGACGGCCTGCCGCCCGATACCGCCCGCCGGCACCGGGCCTCGCGCCTGCTGAACAATGTGCTGGGCAACCGGGCGAAGACGCCGTTCGTCTCGCTCGGCATGCATGAAGACCTGCGGGCCGGCGACGGTTTTCTCCTCTGCACGGATGGCGTGTGGCAATACTTCGCCGACAACGAACTGGCCGCCGCCGTTTCGCGCCGCACGCCGCGCGCGGCGGCCGAGCTGCTGATCGACAAGGCCAGGGAACGCGCGCATGGCAAGGGCGACAACTGCACGATGGCGATCCTGCGGCTGGTGGCGCCGGCGGCGTAG
- a CDS encoding toll/interleukin-1 receptor domain-containing protein, with translation MTIRYGCFFSYAHGQHAYMREFRNALVDALRCYLEPHLDTEAELFVDSEQLGGGDDIDAKIARAMCESVCMIMIYTPKYEAHAYTRREFAAMQLIEAERRTWYTLPSHLIIPVIMTRHPVGLPPQISEPGYYVDFSRYTLATGDLKTNPDFLPDIDKIVQRIVAHYHNLKYSIPPGHDCGRFVLPPAPPEWRPVPPPHFPR, from the coding sequence ATGACGATCCGCTATGGCTGTTTCTTCAGTTACGCCCATGGCCAGCACGCCTACATGAGAGAGTTCCGCAATGCCCTCGTGGATGCTCTGCGCTGCTATCTTGAACCGCACCTGGATACCGAAGCCGAACTGTTTGTCGACAGCGAACAATTGGGCGGCGGCGACGACATCGATGCCAAAATTGCGCGCGCCATGTGCGAAAGCGTCTGCATGATCATGATCTACACGCCCAAGTACGAGGCACATGCCTATACCCGGCGTGAATTCGCGGCCATGCAGCTGATCGAGGCGGAGCGCCGCACGTGGTATACGCTGCCCAGCCACCTGATCATCCCCGTGATCATGACGCGGCATCCGGTCGGCCTGCCGCCGCAGATCAGCGAGCCGGGATATTACGTGGACTTTTCGCGGTACACGCTGGCAACGGGCGACCTGAAGACGAATCCCGATTTTTTGCCGGACATCGACAAGATCGTGCAGCGCATCGTGGCCCACTACCACAATCTGAAGTACAGCATTCCGCCGGGGCACGATTGCGGCCGGTTCGTGTTGCCGCCGGCGCCTCCGGAATGGCGCCCCGTGCCGCCGCCGCATTTTCCCCGGTAA
- a CDS encoding cytochrome c biogenesis CcdA family protein, producing MNHLLEAPLALAAGVFTVASPCILPVLPILFGTAAGSAGAPPGRTRPFMTMAGFIVTFTAFGLLLGAASSAVHVAQETLRNVSLLLLGAFGLLRVWSRPYDWLVAKLPSLPVPSPGMTAGGGFLLGASLGAVWTPCAGPVLASILVLVVGAQDVARSAWLLFLYAVGAAVPMLAILLGGQAVTQRVRLLSRHSGRLQQLAGVLIAGTALAMYLQYDVLIYAKAADFFHISL from the coding sequence ATGAACCACCTGCTCGAAGCACCGCTGGCGCTGGCCGCCGGCGTGTTCACCGTCGCCTCGCCGTGCATCCTGCCCGTGCTGCCGATCCTGTTCGGTACCGCAGCCGGCTCGGCTGGCGCCCCTCCAGGCCGCACGCGGCCGTTCATGACGATGGCCGGCTTCATCGTGACCTTCACCGCGTTCGGGCTGCTGCTGGGCGCCGCGTCGAGCGCCGTGCACGTGGCGCAGGAAACGCTGCGCAACGTATCGCTGCTGCTGCTCGGCGCCTTCGGCCTGCTGCGCGTCTGGAGCCGGCCGTATGACTGGCTGGTGGCGAAACTGCCTTCGTTGCCGGTGCCATCGCCGGGCATGACGGCGGGCGGCGGCTTCCTGCTCGGCGCTTCGCTGGGCGCGGTCTGGACACCATGCGCCGGGCCCGTGCTGGCGTCGATCCTGGTGCTGGTCGTCGGCGCGCAGGATGTGGCCCGCTCGGCCTGGCTGCTGTTCCTGTATGCCGTGGGCGCCGCCGTGCCGATGCTGGCGATCCTGCTGGGCGGCCAGGCGGTCACGCAACGCGTGCGCCTCCTGTCCCGCCACAGCGGGCGGCTGCAGCAGCTGGCCGGCGTGCTGATCGCCGGCACCGCGCTGGCGATGTACCTGCAATACGACGTGCTGATCTATGCAAAGGCCGCCGACTTTTTCCACATTTCCCTCTAA
- a CDS encoding response regulator, with product MNKANNDSDHVLIVDDDHGIRELLATYLEKEGMRTSAAANGRQMRAALDAAVPDLIVLDLMLPGEDGLALCRELRAGKHRHVPVLMLTARGDEVDRIIGLEMGADDYLAKPFGVRELLARIRAVLRRTRMLPPNIQVTESVQMLGFGEWKLDTTHRHLLDADGTMVALSGAEYRLLRVFLDHPQRVLTRDQLMNLTQGRDADIYDRSIDLLVSRLRQRLGDGPREPRYIKTLRNEGYVFSSAVTLLADPP from the coding sequence ATGAACAAGGCAAACAACGACAGCGACCACGTACTGATCGTCGACGACGACCACGGCATCCGCGAGCTGCTCGCCACCTACCTGGAAAAGGAGGGCATGCGCACCTCGGCCGCCGCGAACGGGCGCCAGATGCGCGCCGCGCTCGATGCCGCCGTGCCGGACCTGATCGTGCTGGACCTGATGCTGCCCGGCGAGGATGGCCTGGCGCTGTGCCGCGAACTGCGCGCCGGCAAGCACCGCCATGTGCCGGTCCTGATGCTGACCGCGCGCGGCGACGAGGTGGACCGCATCATCGGCCTGGAAATGGGCGCGGACGACTACCTGGCTAAGCCGTTCGGCGTGCGCGAACTGCTGGCGCGGATCCGCGCGGTGCTGCGCCGCACACGGATGCTGCCGCCGAACATCCAGGTGACGGAGAGCGTGCAGATGCTGGGCTTCGGCGAATGGAAGCTGGACACCACGCACCGCCACCTGCTCGATGCCGACGGCACGATGGTGGCGCTGTCCGGCGCCGAGTACCGGCTGCTGCGCGTGTTCCTCGACCACCCGCAGCGGGTGCTCACGCGCGACCAGCTGATGAACCTCACGCAGGGCCGCGACGCGGACATCTACGACCGCTCGATCGACCTGCTGGTGAGCCGGCTGCGCCAGCGCCTCGGCGACGGCCCGCGCGAGCCGCGCTACATCAAGACGCTGCGCAACGAGGGCTACGTGTTCTCGTCCGCCGTGACGCTGCTGGCCGACCCGCCGTGA
- the surE gene encoding 5'/3'-nucleotidase SurE, whose amino-acid sequence MRILISNDDGYLAPGINALADALAAIADIVVVAPDSNRSGASNSLSLDRPLSVQQAANGFYFVNGTPTDCVHVALTGMLVERPDLVVSGINNGPNMGDDTLYSGTVAAATEGYLFGIPAIAFSQGEWGWAHIDDAAKAARDIVLRYAEALEKPYLLNVNIPNRPYDQLGKPVATRLGRRHQAEPVIKSHDPRGREIFWIGPPGACKDAGEGTDFHAVQAGRISMTPLQIDLTHRPQLDLLAKALG is encoded by the coding sequence ATGAGGATTCTTATCAGTAACGACGACGGCTACCTGGCCCCCGGCATCAACGCGCTGGCCGATGCGCTTGCCGCGATCGCCGACATCGTGGTGGTGGCACCGGACAGCAACCGCTCCGGCGCATCGAACTCGCTGTCGCTGGATCGCCCGCTGTCGGTGCAGCAGGCTGCCAATGGTTTCTATTTTGTCAACGGCACGCCGACCGATTGCGTGCACGTGGCATTGACGGGCATGCTGGTCGAGCGCCCGGACCTGGTGGTTTCCGGCATCAACAACGGCCCCAACATGGGCGACGACACACTGTACTCCGGCACGGTGGCGGCGGCGACGGAAGGCTATCTGTTCGGCATTCCGGCCATCGCGTTTTCGCAGGGCGAATGGGGCTGGGCGCACATCGACGACGCGGCGAAGGCCGCGCGCGACATCGTGCTGCGCTATGCGGAAGCGCTCGAGAAGCCTTACTTGCTGAACGTAAATATCCCGAACCGGCCTTACGACCAGCTCGGCAAGCCGGTGGCCACCCGGCTGGGCCGGCGCCACCAGGCCGAGCCGGTCATCAAGTCGCATGACCCGCGCGGCCGCGAAATCTTCTGGATCGGCCCGCCCGGTGCCTGCAAGGACGCCGGCGAGGGCACCGACTTTCACGCGGTGCAGGCAGGGCGCATTTCCATGACGCCCCTGCAGATCGACCTGACCCACCGACCCCAACTCGACCTCCTGGCAAAGGCCCTCGGATGA
- a CDS encoding thioredoxin family protein has translation MRTFLAFIAAALAGGTVSAAPAPVSAPDFTGIEQWHNSAPLTIQQLRGKVVLVDFWTYTCINCIRTLPHVTSWHRKYKDQGLVVIGVHTPEFPFERSAANVKKAIGRFDIGYPVAQDNRYATWNAYRNQFWPAVYLIDKKGQVVYTHFGEGAYDKTEATIRALLAQKP, from the coding sequence ATGCGAACGTTTCTCGCCTTTATCGCCGCGGCGCTGGCCGGCGGCACCGTCTCGGCCGCTCCCGCGCCCGTTTCCGCGCCCGACTTCACCGGCATCGAGCAATGGCACAACAGCGCGCCGCTGACGATCCAGCAGCTGCGCGGCAAGGTCGTGCTGGTGGATTTCTGGACCTACACCTGCATCAACTGCATCCGCACGCTGCCGCACGTGACCTCATGGCACCGCAAGTACAAGGACCAGGGACTGGTCGTCATCGGCGTGCACACGCCCGAATTCCCGTTCGAGCGCAGCGCCGCCAATGTCAAGAAGGCGATTGGCCGCTTCGACATCGGCTACCCCGTCGCGCAGGACAACCGCTACGCCACCTGGAACGCCTACCGCAACCAGTTCTGGCCGGCGGTTTACCTGATCGACAAGAAAGGCCAAGTGGTCTACACCCACTTCGGCGAAGGCGCCTACGACAAGACCGAAGCGACGATCCGCGCGCTGCTGGCGCAGAAGCCGTAG
- a CDS encoding ATP-dependent DNA helicase — protein sequence MTDHDLTPAVPDGAGDDAASAATSVPGKYDAEVERLFGTGGPLGPAVGGFRPRKSQTEMAKAIAQAISEQQTLIAEAGTGTGKTFAYLVPALMWGGKTIVSTGTKNLQDQLFLRDIPTVRAALKAPVSVALLKGRGNYLCHYHLERTLANGRMTSREDVGYLREISRFLKMTQTGDKAELARVPENAPVWNLVTSTRESCLGQECQYNQDCFVLKARREAQQADVVVVNHHLFFADVALKDTGVAELLPSANTIIFDEAHQLPDTATLFFGETVSTNQVLELCRDVLAEGLAHARDGANWAGVVSSVEKAARDLRLTFPQDVVRLSLPQIAPSSGFFPALEKLKEELDGMLEVLEGQAQRAETIEHCRTRGLELAQKYKDWTYDPKVKVPPGKEAVYWVEAYASSLQLHKTPLSIAQIFSNQREGTPRSWIFTSATLAVKNDFKHFSHQLGLYDEPAMSWPSPFNYPEQGILYVPQGLPDPNSMGYTDAVLDCALPVIEAAGGRTFLLCTTLRAVKRAAERLRDEFERRGLKFPLFVQGDRGRTELLDQFRKAGNGVLIGSQSFWEGVDVRGEALSLVIIDKLPFAPPDDPVLAARIEVMEKKGMNGFVHHTLPEAIINLKQGAGRLIRDEGDRGVLMLCDPRVISKNYGRRIWQSLPPFKRTREQAEVIAFFQPPAVP from the coding sequence TTGACTGACCACGACCTGACGCCCGCCGTCCCCGACGGCGCCGGCGACGATGCCGCTTCCGCGGCCACTTCCGTTCCCGGCAAGTACGATGCCGAAGTGGAGCGGCTGTTCGGCACCGGCGGCCCGCTCGGGCCGGCGGTCGGCGGTTTTCGTCCGCGCAAATCGCAGACCGAGATGGCCAAGGCCATCGCGCAGGCGATTTCGGAACAGCAGACGCTGATCGCCGAGGCGGGTACCGGCACGGGCAAGACGTTCGCATACCTGGTGCCGGCGCTGATGTGGGGCGGCAAGACGATCGTTTCCACCGGCACCAAGAACCTGCAGGACCAGCTGTTCCTGCGCGACATACCCACCGTTCGCGCGGCACTGAAGGCGCCCGTGTCGGTGGCGCTGCTGAAGGGACGCGGCAATTACCTGTGCCATTACCACCTGGAGCGCACGCTGGCGAACGGCCGGATGACATCGCGCGAGGATGTGGGCTACCTGCGCGAGATCTCGCGTTTCCTGAAGATGACGCAGACCGGCGACAAGGCCGAACTGGCGCGCGTGCCGGAAAACGCGCCGGTGTGGAACCTGGTCACGTCCACGCGCGAGAGCTGCCTCGGCCAGGAATGCCAGTACAACCAGGATTGCTTCGTGCTCAAGGCGCGGCGCGAGGCGCAGCAGGCCGACGTGGTGGTGGTCAATCACCACCTGTTCTTTGCCGACGTGGCGCTGAAGGATACCGGCGTGGCCGAACTGCTGCCGTCGGCGAACACGATCATCTTCGACGAGGCGCACCAGCTGCCCGATACCGCCACGCTGTTCTTCGGCGAGACGGTGTCGACGAACCAGGTGCTCGAACTGTGCCGCGACGTGCTCGCCGAGGGCCTGGCGCACGCACGCGACGGCGCCAACTGGGCCGGCGTGGTATCGAGCGTCGAAAAGGCGGCGCGCGATTTGCGGTTGACGTTCCCGCAGGACGTGGTGCGGCTGTCGCTGCCGCAGATCGCGCCGTCGTCCGGATTCTTCCCGGCGCTGGAAAAGCTCAAGGAAGAACTGGACGGCATGCTGGAAGTGCTGGAAGGGCAGGCGCAGCGCGCCGAAACGATCGAGCATTGCCGCACGCGCGGCCTGGAACTGGCGCAGAAGTACAAGGACTGGACGTACGACCCGAAGGTGAAGGTGCCGCCGGGGAAGGAGGCGGTGTACTGGGTGGAGGCCTACGCCAGCTCGCTGCAGCTGCACAAGACGCCCCTGTCGATCGCGCAGATCTTCAGCAACCAGCGCGAAGGCACGCCGCGCAGCTGGATCTTCACCTCCGCCACGCTGGCGGTGAAGAACGACTTCAAGCATTTTTCCCATCAACTGGGTTTGTACGACGAACCGGCCATGTCGTGGCCAAGCCCGTTCAATTATCCGGAACAGGGCATCCTGTATGTGCCGCAGGGCCTGCCCGATCCGAACTCGATGGGCTACACGGATGCCGTGCTCGATTGCGCGCTGCCCGTCATCGAGGCGGCCGGCGGGCGCACGTTCCTGCTGTGCACCACGCTGCGGGCGGTGAAGCGCGCGGCGGAACGGCTGCGCGACGAATTCGAGCGGCGCGGCCTGAAATTCCCGCTGTTCGTGCAGGGCGACCGCGGCCGCACCGAGCTGCTGGACCAGTTCCGCAAGGCCGGCAACGGGGTGCTGATCGGCAGCCAGAGCTTCTGGGAAGGCGTGGACGTGCGGGGCGAGGCGCTGTCGCTCGTCATCATCGACAAGCTGCCGTTCGCGCCGCCGGACGATCCGGTGCTGGCCGCGCGCATCGAGGTGATGGAAAAGAAGGGCATGAACGGTTTCGTCCACCACACGCTGCCCGAGGCGATCATCAACCTGAAACAGGGTGCGGGGCGGCTGATCCGCGACGAAGGCGACCGCGGGGTGCTGATGCTGTGCGACCCGCGCGTGATTTCAAAAAACTATGGCCGCCGCATCTGGCAAAGCCTGCCCCCGTTCAAGCGCACCCGCGAACAGGCCGAAGTCATCGCCTTCTTCCAGCCGCCCGCGGTACCTTGA
- a CDS encoding YdcH family protein — MKNEEEIRRRIVELDVEHRDLDAVIEMLTRDGHHDQLQLRRLKKRKLQLKDYIMLLKMQLVPDVPA; from the coding sequence ATGAAGAACGAAGAAGAGATCCGGCGCCGCATCGTCGAACTGGACGTGGAGCATCGCGACCTGGATGCGGTGATCGAAATGCTGACGCGCGATGGCCATCACGACCAGCTTCAGCTGCGCCGTTTGAAAAAACGCAAATTGCAGCTGAAAGACTACATCATGCTGTTGAAAATGCAGCTGGTGCCCGACGTACCCGCCTGA